From Pseudopipra pipra isolate bDixPip1 chromosome 9, bDixPip1.hap1, whole genome shotgun sequence, a single genomic window includes:
- the LOC135418789 gene encoding 1-phosphatidylinositol phosphodiesterase-like, producing MAAFGISQAVFQPGMSVKRCPWPRAEDESLVHVPFARQDARHDCHRVNGWHPALPASVPLAPTAVHPVHRAPLRSHRQTQGSGRPARRRGARSPGGMETWRRRSAAFDCVPQPAAYCPDWMAELPDTLPLSRLSIPGTHDSLSLFGGRRLRCQSWGLEAQLAAGIRFLDVRCKLSRGELRVYHLCTFQRASLRGVLRRTLRFLRAHPGEAVLMRIKEELPIFSRPGFAAQLHRCLLEEGQGCLWCQEEMPTLGQVRGKIVVLEALRREVLGIPYEQLSISDAWNVLSLERKWARVRQHLEKAAGGDSTTMYLTFCSGNGLFTCPEEVARIVNPRCYQHLRRRGRQPVRWGVVIMDFPGAGLLRLIVESNGLQANGRSTGVPSTPAAPSQHPRGRGDRRRSRHSSARCLRRYPSGRTLLPAARLCRRTSVPVEQKLVSRSRRAPGSVRVTVV from the exons ATGGCTGCTTTCGGGATCAGCCAGGCAGTTTTCCAGCCTGGTATGTCTGTCAAGCGCTGCCCGTGGCCGAGGGCTGAGGATGAATCCCTGGTGCACGTGCCATTTGCGAGGCAGGACGCGCGTCATGACTGTCACCGGGTTAATGGCTGGCATCCCGCTCTACCTGCCAGTGTGCCACTGGCACCCACGGCCGTGCACCCCGTCCATCGGGCTCCGCTCCGCAGCCACAGGCAAACCCAG GGCTCAGGGCGGCCAGCCAGGCGCCGGGGTGCCCGCTCTCCTGGTGGCATGGAGACATGGCGCCGGCGTAGTGCGGCATTCGACTGCGTGCCCCAGCCGGCAGCCTACTGCCCTGACTGGATGGCAGAGCTCCCCGACACCCTGCCGCTCTCCCGCCTCTCCATCCCTGGCACCCACGACTCCCTCAGCCTGTTTGGCGGCCGGCGCCTGCGGTGTCAGAGCTGGGGCCTGGAGGCCCAGCTGGCGGCCGGCATCCGCTTCCTGGATGTGCGCTGCAAGCTGTCACGGGGCGAGCTCCGTGTCTACCACCTCTGCACCTTCCAGCGGGCCAGCCTGCGTGGGGTCCTGCGCCGCACCCTGCGCTTCCTCCGTGCCCACCCTGGCGAGGCCGTGCTCATGCGCATCAAGGAGGAGCTGCCCATCTTCTCCCGGCCCGGCTTCGCTGCCCAACTGCATCGCTGCCTGCTGGAGGAGGGACAGGGCTGTTTGTGGTGCCAGGAGGAGATGCCGACGCTGGGCCAGGTGCGCGGGAAGATTGTGGTACTGGAGGCACTCAGGCGGGAGGTGCTGGGCATCCCCTACGAGCAGCTGAGCATCAGCGATGCCTGGAATGTGCTGTCACTGGAGCGCAAGTGGGCCCGGGTGCGGCAGCACCTGGAGAAGGCAGCTGGCGGGGACTCCACCACCATGTACCTCACCTTCTGCTCTGGCAACGGACTCTTCACCTGCCCTGAGGAGGTGGCCCGCATTGTGAACCCCCGCTGCTACCAGCACCTGCGGCGCCGGGGCAGGCAGCCCGTGCGCTGGGGGGTGGTCATCATGGACTTCCCTGGTGCAGGGCTTCTCCGGCTCATCGTGGAGAGCAACGGCCTGCAGGCCAATGGACGCAGCACAGGAGTCCCCAGCACTCCCGCAGCGCCCTCGCAGCATCCCCGTGGCAGAGGGGACAGACGCCGCAGCCGGCACAGCTCCGCTCGCTGCCTGCGCCGGTACCCATCGGGTCGGACACTGCTCCCGGCCGCACGCCTCTGCCGAAGGACATCAGTGCCCGTAGAGCAAAAGCTGGTTTCTAGGTCTCGCAGAGCACCAGGAAGTGTTCGTGTGACAGTGGTGTGA